The Quercus robur chromosome 7, dhQueRobu3.1, whole genome shotgun sequence genome has a segment encoding these proteins:
- the LOC126690817 gene encoding uncharacterized protein LOC126690817: MDRVFKEGPWSFDNQALMLRRWTPGMTAANVKFDSVALWVQIWGAPFDMFSPKVAAEIGSRLGEVVEVEKRQKLEAQNFFMRVKVSIPTSKPIRRGGFIGGSDGKRYWVTFKYERLPLFCHFCGFLGHDLKHCAEYFAQSKNGGGVGCQYGEWLKSAGGRPRSPSRTGLAKNQNPNSEGKAEVQNVNGSSPVRQAAELVHHEVNPTEGDRHAKGKDVKTGASPDCTDHVSVTDVSTKERLMPHLLAKKSEIPSSNNESISHISSESHVEVKQPEPLKGHVDSKGQDGPQVSKQKPTWTRLNKMECGPKLRETEGSSKPLGKRRIQDAEIEEETDIGSKVGKRGRLSEDVQMDEAAGVHEHPC; encoded by the coding sequence ATGGACCGAGTCTTCAAAGAAGGACCATGGTCCTTTGATAACCAAGCACTCATGTTACGACGGTGGACGCCCGGTATGACTGCGGCAAATGTCAAATTTGATTCGGTTGCTCTCTGGGTTCAAATTTGGGGGGCGCCGTTCGACATGTTCTCTCCTAAGGTTGCAGCTGAAATTGGGAGTCGTTTGGGggaggtggtggaggttgaGAAGCGACAAAAACTAGAAGCACAGAATTTTTTCATGAGAGTTAAGGTTTCAATCCCAACGTCCAAACCTATTCGACGGGGCGGATTTATTGGTGGTTCGGATGGGAAAAGGTATTGGGTTACATTTAAATATGAACGTCTTCCATTGTTCTGTCATTTTTGCGGATTCTTGGGCCATGATCTAAAGCACTGTGCTGAGTATTTTGCACAAAGTAAGAATGGCGGAGGGGTAGGGTGTCAATATGGGGAGTGGTTGAAATCTGCAGGTGGCCGGCCACGTTCACCCTCTAGGACAGGATTGGCCAAGAACCAGAATCCCAACAGTGAAGGTAAGGCTGAGGTGCAGAATGTGAATGGTAGCAGTCCAGTGAGGCAGGCGGCGGAACTAGTGCACCATGAAGTAAACCCTACAGAGGGTGACCGGCATGCAAAAGGAAAGGACGTGAAAACAGGGGCATCTCCGGATTGCACGGATCATGTTTCCGTAACGGATGTGTCAACTAAGGAACGGCTGATGCCACATTTATTGGCTAAAAAATCGGAGATTCCATCTTCAAATAATGAGAGCATATCTCATATTTCTAGTGAGTCTCACGTGGAAGTTAAGCAGCCAGAACCACTTAAGGGTCACGTGGATAGCAAGGGGCAGGATGGGCCTCAGGTTTCTAAACAAAAGCCCACTTGGACCAGGCTTAATAAGATGGAGTGTGGGCCGAAGTTAAGGGAAACAGAAGGAAGTTCAAAACCATTGGGAAAAAGAAGAATCCAGGATGCAGAAATTGAAGAAGAGACAGACATAGGCAGCAAGGTGGGGAAACGTGGTAGACTATCTGAAGATGTTCAAATGGATGAAGCAGCGGGGGTGCATGAACACCCTTGTTGA